CTACCTGAAACTGGACTCCGCCGCCGTGGCAGACACCCTGACCTTCAGGTATACACGTACGCCGCACTTTGTATCTGCAGGTTGCGGCTTCGCCACTTTCTCTACACTGGATACGGTGATAACCACCTACCATACCATCGACTCTTTACATATAAATAACCGGGAGGTAACAAGTGATAATACAACGAACATTTCTTTATTCTTTATTTATTAGTCTCTTCGCGGTCGCCGCGCAGGCACAGGTGAAGAAGGATACCATTCCGGCGACTGTAAAGGATACGACTCACAGACCGTTATCAAACGCGCTGAAAATCAAAGCAGCCAATGATAGCGTTACCCTGAAGACTAAATCAGGTAAAGATTCTGTTGTGCTGAAAACCAAAGCAGGCAAAGACTCTATTGCCCCTAAAGGCAAACCAATCGTTGCAAAAATCGAAGACAGTACCTACCTCTCTAACGCAGGTATCCGCATCGGTCTGGACATCAGCCGTTTTGCCCTGCTGTATTTCCAACCATACAGAACCGACGTGACCGTTCAAGCCGATGTACGCCTCGGCCAAAAGATCTATGGCGCCATCGAAACCGGCTGGAACCGCACCTCCCACAGCGATTCCAACTACACCTACAAAGGAAGCGGTATCTACAGCACCATCGGTATCGACTACGACTTCATGAAAAAAACAGAAACCACAGAACAGAATATGCTCTACGGAGGTATCCGTTATGGTTTTGCACATAATACCTACGAAGTACCTACTTACCTCATCACCAGTGATTACTGGGATGCATCTACCCAGGGGAGTTATCCAAAAACAAGTATGACCGCCCACTGGATTGAGCTGGTATTTGGTCTGAGAGTAGAA
This Chitinophaga sancti DNA region includes the following protein-coding sequences:
- a CDS encoding DUF6048 family protein; this encodes MIIQRTFLYSLFISLFAVAAQAQVKKDTIPATVKDTTHRPLSNALKIKAANDSVTLKTKSGKDSVVLKTKAGKDSIAPKGKPIVAKIEDSTYLSNAGIRIGLDISRFALLYFQPYRTDVTVQADVRLGQKIYGAIETGWNRTSHSDSNYTYKGSGIYSTIGIDYDFMKKTETTEQNMLYGGIRYGFAHNTYEVPTYLITSDYWDASTQGSYPKTSMTAHWIELVFGLRVEAAKNLFLGWGVREKIMIHSSASKAFPPIVIPGFGSGSKRSQFDMTYTVSYMIPMYKVKVHVPKDKKK